From the genome of Acetomicrobium thermoterrenum DSM 13490, one region includes:
- the murJ gene encoding murein biosynthesis integral membrane protein MurJ, with amino-acid sequence MAKAIDTIIRHSMMMTIGTFASRILGLVRETIIAAFFGASRQLDAFLVAYTLANLARQLLAEGALSATFVPIFSRVLNRQGEERAKELGRQALTLLIIAGSLVVLLGMILAPFLVFLIAPGFSGQESLLAISFTRRLFPFLLIISLSALVMGVLNSLGSFFVPAIAPAVSNVVFICITLILHGKHGISALPVAVLAGGFFQFLVQWIWSTKKGFVLYPVKIDRGDDELRTMTRLFFPYVAGLSFNQLHPIISRVMGSFLEAGSISVLNYADRLLQLPLGLFVIAISQAVLPTLSKASSDKGEFAEIFGDSLKFSFFLILPISVLAVIFSSEAVNCVFYRGAFDDWAWRATSQSLAIYSLGMLGMALTNVTLRALYAYGLPKGALIVTASTVIINLLVSASTMKWLSYRGIALGVACAFTSGAFIGMYYLSKATEMNLKIFNYKWLAKLCLSAVILVVTTLSYKFLVPYRAEWGTIFKVLWLIGAGIAGMSVYGLTTLACGLQEWKWIERSFKRRR; translated from the coding sequence TTGGCCAAAGCAATTGATACAATTATACGACATTCTATGATGATGACCATCGGAACTTTTGCCAGTCGAATATTGGGTTTGGTTCGGGAAACCATCATAGCTGCATTTTTTGGCGCCTCAAGACAACTGGATGCCTTCCTGGTGGCCTATACTTTAGCCAACCTGGCGAGGCAGCTTCTGGCGGAGGGGGCATTGTCTGCCACCTTTGTACCCATTTTTTCCAGAGTCCTAAACCGACAGGGAGAGGAAAGGGCAAAGGAATTAGGGCGTCAAGCCCTTACATTGTTGATTATAGCAGGGAGCCTTGTAGTTTTATTGGGCATGATCCTCGCACCTTTCTTGGTTTTTCTGATAGCGCCCGGTTTTTCAGGGCAGGAAAGCCTGTTGGCCATATCTTTCACCAGAAGGCTTTTTCCCTTCCTGCTTATAATATCCCTGTCTGCATTAGTGATGGGTGTTCTTAACAGTCTCGGTTCTTTTTTTGTTCCCGCCATAGCTCCGGCTGTCAGCAACGTCGTTTTCATCTGCATCACCCTAATTTTACACGGAAAGCATGGCATTTCGGCCCTTCCTGTAGCAGTTTTGGCCGGCGGCTTTTTTCAGTTTTTGGTACAATGGATTTGGAGCACCAAGAAGGGTTTTGTCCTTTATCCCGTAAAGATCGATCGTGGTGACGATGAGCTAAGGACGATGACTCGACTGTTTTTTCCTTACGTAGCGGGGCTTTCCTTTAATCAGCTGCATCCCATCATCAGCAGGGTGATGGGATCTTTTTTGGAAGCGGGCTCCATATCCGTGCTGAATTATGCCGACAGGCTTTTGCAGCTTCCTCTGGGATTGTTCGTTATAGCGATATCTCAGGCCGTATTGCCCACCCTTTCAAAGGCTTCTTCCGATAAAGGGGAATTCGCAGAGATCTTTGGCGACTCCCTTAAATTTTCCTTTTTCCTCATCTTGCCCATATCCGTCTTGGCAGTGATATTTTCCTCTGAGGCCGTCAACTGCGTCTTTTACAGGGGAGCCTTTGACGATTGGGCATGGCGAGCTACAAGCCAATCGCTGGCCATCTATTCCTTGGGAATGTTGGGCATGGCTTTGACTAATGTTACCCTCCGTGCCCTGTACGCTTATGGATTGCCCAAGGGGGCTTTAATCGTTACCGCCTCTACGGTAATTATAAATCTTTTGGTGAGCGCTTCGACAATGAAGTGGCTATCTTATCGCGGCATTGCCTTGGGGGTGGCCTGCGCCTTCACCAGTGGAGCTTTTATAGGTATGTATTATCTTTCCAAAGCGACGGAGATGAATCTTAAGATATTTAACTATAAGTGGTTGGCAAAATTATGTCTTTCGGCCGTTATCTTGGTTGTAACGACTTTATCCTATAAATTTCTCGTGCCCTATCGGGCGGAGTGGGGTACAATTTTTAAGGTCTTATGGTTAATTGGCGCAGGCATAGCGGGCATGTCTGTCTATGGCCTTACGACCTTAGCGTGCGGATTGCAGGAGTGGAAGTGGATAGAGCGATCATTTAAAAGGAGAAGGTAA
- the hslO gene encoding Hsp33 family molecular chaperone HslO: protein MPESDAKKAVLHKCLLGKGDARAIVVEATGLVELLRQIHNLSFVATAALGRLVMASMMMAAQEKGGRARVTLKIEGDGPLGEIVADAERAGSVRGYVSKPWVELPLSEEGKWDVSAGVGKKGYLTVIKDVGLKEPVVSRVPLISGEIAEDIAYYYVKSEQMPTAVMLGVLQRPSLGVISAGGVMVQLMPGADEAFAEMLEELLKKHGSVSRLAESSQSPRDILETIFDGIDKKWLDSLTFEFGCRCSRKLAEALLLSTSEGEEANDVIEVRCHFCNRVYSFSRDEIKKLKGGE from the coding sequence ATGCCTGAAAGTGATGCCAAGAAAGCTGTTTTACACAAATGTTTGCTTGGAAAGGGAGATGCTCGTGCGATAGTCGTAGAGGCAACGGGACTGGTGGAGCTGTTGCGTCAGATTCACAACCTGTCCTTTGTGGCGACGGCCGCCTTAGGCAGGCTGGTGATGGCTTCTATGATGATGGCGGCCCAGGAAAAGGGTGGAAGGGCCAGAGTTACGCTGAAGATAGAAGGAGACGGCCCCCTGGGTGAAATAGTGGCCGATGCGGAAAGGGCTGGATCGGTCAGGGGTTATGTGAGCAAACCATGGGTGGAGCTGCCCCTCTCGGAAGAGGGCAAATGGGATGTAAGCGCCGGAGTAGGAAAGAAGGGCTATTTAACTGTAATAAAGGATGTCGGCCTAAAGGAACCTGTGGTTTCAAGAGTGCCCTTGATATCGGGCGAAATTGCAGAAGATATTGCCTATTATTACGTAAAATCGGAACAAATGCCCACTGCTGTAATGCTTGGTGTTCTGCAAAGGCCTAGTTTGGGTGTTATATCTGCAGGTGGCGTTATGGTCCAGCTGATGCCCGGTGCAGACGAGGCCTTTGCAGAAATGTTGGAAGAATTGCTTAAAAAGCATGGCTCTGTGAGCAGGTTGGCGGAAAGCTCTCAATCTCCAAGGGATATATTGGAAACTATTTTCGATGGCATCGATAAAAAATGGCTCGATAGCTTGACCTTCGAATTCGGTTGTCGATGTTCGAGGAAGCTGGCCGAAGCCCTGTTGCTCTCCACCTCGGAGGGAGAAGAGGCGAATGATGTTATAGAGGTAAGATGTCATTTTTGCAATAGAGTATATAGCTTTTCTAGGGATGAAATAAAGAAATTAAAAGGCGGTGAATGA
- the tsaD gene encoding tRNA (adenosine(37)-N6)-threonylcarbamoyltransferase complex transferase subunit TsaD has translation MLTLGIETSCDDTSVALLEGARHLRRFLVASQLEDHEAFGGVVPELASRKHLENFLPLLSRLLTECEIKNPSREIHLIAVTDGPGLMGSLLIGTTAAKALAQVWEVPLITVNHLEGHIFANYLAHDDLFPPFITLIVSGGHTELILVRSFGDYVLLGATRDDAIGEAFDKIARLLGLGYPGGPAIEKAARGGDPAAVALPVPMADSPDIEFSFSGLKTAVIWASKRNPYLRLEDLCASFQHAATEALVCKVELAVRKTGIRKVAVSGGVAANLELRRKMKGVPWKTYFPPIELCTDNGAMIAAAGYNAYKRGERASLSFMPDPSKSLV, from the coding sequence ATGCTGACTTTAGGTATCGAGACCAGCTGCGATGATACATCCGTAGCACTTCTGGAGGGCGCAAGGCATTTGCGCCGTTTTCTTGTGGCAAGCCAGCTCGAAGATCACGAGGCTTTCGGAGGAGTTGTCCCCGAACTCGCATCGCGCAAGCATCTCGAGAACTTCTTGCCCCTGCTTTCGCGGCTTCTGACGGAATGTGAGATAAAAAACCCGTCGAGGGAGATTCATTTAATAGCGGTTACTGACGGGCCCGGTTTGATGGGATCTTTGCTGATCGGAACTACCGCAGCAAAGGCTCTGGCTCAAGTCTGGGAGGTCCCCTTAATAACGGTTAACCATCTCGAAGGACATATTTTCGCAAATTATTTGGCCCATGACGATTTGTTTCCTCCCTTTATAACGCTCATAGTTTCCGGCGGACATACCGAGTTGATTTTGGTGAGGTCCTTCGGGGATTATGTATTGCTTGGGGCCACGAGAGACGATGCAATTGGAGAAGCCTTCGATAAAATCGCTCGCCTCTTGGGCCTTGGCTATCCTGGGGGACCGGCCATAGAAAAGGCGGCAAGGGGCGGAGACCCTGCGGCTGTGGCCCTTCCGGTGCCCATGGCGGATAGTCCTGATATAGAGTTCAGTTTTAGTGGCCTGAAGACCGCAGTGATATGGGCGTCGAAAAGAAATCCCTATTTAAGACTGGAGGATCTTTGTGCCTCCTTTCAGCACGCTGCTACTGAAGCTTTAGTGTGCAAGGTGGAGCTGGCTGTGAGGAAGACGGGCATTCGCAAAGTAGCCGTATCCGGAGGCGTTGCCGCAAACCTCGAGCTGAGGAGGAAGATGAAAGGCGTGCCCTGGAAGACCTACTTTCCGCCCATAGAACTCTGCACGGACAATGGGGCTATGATTGCCGCTGCCGGTTATAACGCATACAAAAGGGGTGAGAGAGCATCCTTGTCCTTCATGCCGGATCCCTCCAAATCATTGGTCTAG
- the groES gene encoding co-chaperone GroES, with protein sequence MQLKPLGDRVVIKVLSQEEKTKGGIVLPDTAKEKPQEGEVVAVGSGRVLENGQKLPLEVKVGERVIFSKYAGTEVKIEGEEYLILSERDILAVVNK encoded by the coding sequence ATGCAGCTCAAGCCACTTGGAGATCGTGTAGTAATCAAGGTTCTAAGTCAGGAAGAAAAGACCAAAGGTGGAATCGTGTTACCCGATACCGCTAAGGAGAAGCCTCAAGAAGGAGAAGTAGTCGCCGTGGGAAGCGGCAGAGTGCTTGAAAACGGTCAAAAGTTACCCCTTGAGGTGAAGGTTGGCGAAAGGGTAATCTTCAGCAAGTATGCTGGGACCGAGGTCAAAATAGAGGGCGAAGAGTACCTTATATTGAGCGAGCGCGATATTTTGGCTGTAGTAAACAAGTAG
- the groL gene encoding chaperonin GroEL (60 kDa chaperone family; promotes refolding of misfolded polypeptides especially under stressful conditions; forms two stacked rings of heptamers to form a barrel-shaped 14mer; ends can be capped by GroES; misfolded proteins enter the barrel where they are refolded when GroES binds) — translation MPKVLKFDEEARRALERGINKVADTVGITLGPKGRNVVLEKKFGSPTITNDGVTIAKEIELEEPFENMGAQLLKEVASKTNDVAGDGTTTATVLARTMIRNGMKNVAAGSNGMLMRRGIEKAVDVIVDELKKMSIPVKDRAKIAQVASISANDRGIGELIAEAMSKVGEDGVITVEDSQSVGTTLEMVEGLQFDKGYISPYMITDPERMEATLEDAYILINDGKISNVKDLLPVLEKVVQTGKPLLIISEDVEGEALATLVVNKLRGILQVCAVKAPGFGERRKAMLQDIAIVTGGQVISEELGIKLENADLSMLGRAKKVRVTKEETTIVEGAGDSEAIRKRAAQIKAELEEATSEYDKEKLQERLAKLVGGVAVIQVGAATETEQKELKHRIEDALSATRAAVEEGIVAGGGVALINCIPALESFIENLEGDEKIGAQVVLRALSEPLHLIAENAGYQGDVIVEKVRSLPKGQGLNAATGEYVDMIEEGIIDPLKVTRSALQNAGSIAAMVLTTEVLVADKPEKKETPKMPDMPDYD, via the coding sequence ATGCCCAAGGTATTGAAGTTTGATGAAGAAGCACGCAGAGCTTTGGAGCGTGGAATAAATAAAGTTGCGGATACTGTAGGTATTACCCTGGGACCTAAGGGCAGAAACGTGGTCTTGGAAAAGAAGTTTGGATCGCCCACGATAACTAACGACGGCGTTACTATAGCTAAGGAGATCGAACTGGAAGAGCCCTTTGAGAATATGGGAGCACAGCTTCTCAAGGAAGTGGCTTCCAAGACCAACGATGTGGCTGGCGACGGAACCACCACTGCTACGGTGCTTGCGAGGACCATGATACGCAATGGCATGAAAAATGTAGCGGCAGGTTCAAATGGCATGTTGATGCGAAGGGGCATCGAGAAAGCGGTCGATGTAATCGTAGACGAGCTTAAGAAGATGTCTATCCCCGTAAAGGACAGGGCCAAGATTGCCCAAGTGGCTTCTATTTCCGCTAATGACAGAGGCATTGGCGAATTGATAGCCGAAGCCATGTCCAAGGTTGGAGAGGATGGCGTAATAACCGTAGAGGATAGCCAGTCCGTCGGAACCACCTTGGAAATGGTGGAAGGTCTCCAGTTCGACAAGGGATACATTAGCCCCTACATGATCACCGATCCCGAGCGTATGGAGGCTACCCTTGAGGATGCCTATATATTGATCAACGACGGAAAGATCAGCAATGTGAAAGACCTTCTGCCTGTATTGGAAAAGGTTGTACAGACAGGGAAGCCTCTTTTGATCATATCAGAAGACGTAGAAGGCGAAGCTCTGGCTACGCTCGTGGTCAACAAGCTACGCGGTATTTTGCAGGTTTGTGCTGTGAAAGCCCCGGGCTTTGGCGAGAGAAGAAAGGCTATGTTGCAGGACATCGCTATAGTTACCGGCGGGCAGGTAATAAGCGAAGAGCTGGGAATCAAGCTTGAAAACGCAGATCTTTCCATGCTTGGTCGCGCTAAGAAAGTCCGCGTAACCAAAGAGGAGACGACCATAGTAGAAGGTGCCGGAGACAGCGAGGCCATAAGGAAACGCGCTGCACAGATAAAAGCCGAGCTGGAAGAGGCAACTTCAGAGTACGACAAGGAAAAGCTTCAGGAGAGGCTCGCCAAGTTGGTCGGTGGAGTGGCTGTCATACAGGTTGGCGCTGCTACCGAGACAGAGCAGAAAGAACTGAAACATCGCATCGAGGATGCCTTAAGCGCGACGAGGGCTGCCGTAGAAGAAGGAATAGTTGCCGGAGGCGGCGTTGCTCTCATCAACTGCATCCCGGCGTTGGAATCCTTCATCGAAAATCTTGAGGGTGACGAGAAAATCGGCGCACAAGTAGTACTGCGTGCCCTCTCGGAACCTCTACACTTAATAGCCGAGAATGCTGGCTACCAGGGTGACGTAATCGTGGAGAAGGTGCGCAGCTTGCCGAAAGGACAGGGTCTCAACGCTGCCACGGGCGAATATGTAGATATGATAGAGGAGGGCATCATAGATCCTCTTAAGGTTACGAGAAGCGCCTTGCAGAACGCTGGTTCAATTGCTGCCATGGTTCTCACGACTGAGGTTCTCGTGGCTGATAAGCCGGAGAAGAAAGAAACTCCAAAGATGCCTGATATGCCAGATTACGACTAA
- the larB gene encoding nickel pincer cofactor biosynthesis protein LarB, whose protein sequence is MDLQNSLRELLNSLKRGELDVDEVVEKLSFLPYEDLDDVKLDWHRSIRRGIGEIIYTPGKSDEQLIKIAKSLSEHRANAIFSRMTKDKYEMLKSFLPNMEYRDDSRLALCRFETPIGRGGVAIIAAGSSDRPVAEEAAGVAEFAGCKVKRFYDVGVAGIHRLFPYLPEIRKSSAIVVVAGMEGALPSVVAGLVSTLVIAVPTSVGYGASFGGLAALLSMLNACSGGVVVVNIDNGVGAGIAAALVAAKDEAR, encoded by the coding sequence ATGGATTTGCAAAACAGCTTGAGAGAGCTACTGAATTCTTTAAAACGAGGAGAATTGGATGTAGATGAAGTTGTGGAAAAGTTGTCTTTTCTCCCCTATGAAGACCTTGACGATGTGAAGCTAGATTGGCATCGATCTATAAGGCGTGGGATAGGCGAAATTATTTACACCCCAGGAAAATCTGATGAACAGTTAATTAAGATAGCAAAAAGCCTATCGGAACATAGGGCTAATGCGATCTTCAGTCGTATGACAAAGGATAAATACGAAATGTTGAAATCCTTCCTTCCAAATATGGAATACAGAGATGATTCGAGGTTAGCTCTCTGTCGCTTTGAAACGCCGATAGGGCGTGGGGGGGTGGCGATTATCGCGGCCGGCAGTTCCGACCGGCCGGTGGCCGAAGAAGCTGCGGGGGTGGCCGAATTTGCGGGTTGTAAAGTGAAAAGGTTCTACGATGTAGGCGTAGCAGGCATACATCGACTCTTCCCCTATCTTCCCGAGATAAGAAAGTCGAGTGCTATCGTCGTTGTTGCAGGAATGGAAGGCGCCCTGCCGAGTGTAGTTGCCGGGTTGGTCTCGACTCTCGTCATAGCAGTTCCCACCTCAGTAGGTTACGGTGCCAGCTTTGGAGGCCTTGCTGCACTGTTGTCTATGTTAAATGCGTGCAGCGGTGGCGTGGTAGTAGTAAATATAGATAACGGCGTCGGGGCAGGAATAGCTGCGGCCTTAGTGGCGGCAAAAGATGAAGCGCGATAG
- the rnr gene encoding ribonuclease R, producing MKRDSKDKNKNKKNIEHRPRRSRGRLVVGVLEVNPRGFGFVSSMGIPDVYIAEDDMDGAIHGDRVKVVVYGGKGKPYGKIRKILSRGTSEIVGLIRRIGNKFHLIPLNRRYNFTLLLDDEGEFEENQVAVAAIERYPYFPNPGVGRVVKVLGSEGDPRVGILALMEEYKISADFPREVVEEAERLSELSTFYCAPGERKDLRKKVALTIDPSDAKDFDDALSIEEVEEGWLVGVHIADVSEYVRPASQIDIEARQRSFSVYLVDRAIPMLPPRLSSDLCSLIEGKDRLCLTVEMVLNRRGELLRYKVIPSVIRVRKRLTYEEAQEVLDGRNTFGEEIDRVLQRLSRVAKKLYSRRKKEGMVEFDFPEAKVVLDEEGRAVDVRVVERIFSYRIVEHFMILANSVIAEYVFNSDIQAIYRVHERPDREKLEQLRRILASVGIEIKRINRSNRTINRLLKRVESLPFKRLVHTLVLRSLSRARYDPVCLGHFGLALKYYLHFTSPIRRYPDLVVHRIVHELIKEERSLEEPYSFEELKDIASYASMMEEKTDELEKTSVKMKIVEYMENKVGECFKGVISWITHRGIFVELDNTVEGFVSKESLDSWGDFYYDEDDFILKGSKGMVFRLGDMVDVQLVEVDRSANRICFRLI from the coding sequence ATGAAGCGCGATAGTAAGGATAAAAATAAGAATAAGAAAAACATCGAACATAGGCCCAGGCGGTCGCGAGGCCGCTTGGTCGTCGGAGTGCTTGAGGTCAATCCCCGTGGGTTTGGTTTCGTAAGCTCCATGGGTATCCCTGACGTTTACATTGCCGAAGACGATATGGACGGCGCGATTCACGGAGATAGAGTAAAGGTCGTAGTGTATGGAGGTAAAGGAAAGCCCTATGGAAAGATCAGAAAAATCCTTTCAAGGGGCACTTCCGAAATAGTTGGCTTAATTAGGCGCATAGGGAATAAGTTTCACTTAATTCCATTAAATCGACGCTATAATTTTACCCTTCTTTTGGATGACGAAGGTGAATTCGAAGAGAACCAGGTAGCGGTTGCCGCAATTGAAAGATATCCCTATTTTCCTAATCCCGGCGTGGGAAGGGTCGTAAAAGTTTTGGGATCCGAAGGAGATCCAAGGGTGGGAATATTGGCCCTAATGGAAGAATATAAAATTAGTGCCGATTTCCCGCGGGAAGTAGTTGAAGAGGCCGAAAGGTTGAGCGAACTTTCTACATTTTACTGTGCGCCTGGAGAGAGAAAAGATTTAAGAAAAAAGGTCGCTCTTACGATAGATCCGTCGGATGCCAAGGATTTTGATGACGCCTTGTCCATAGAGGAGGTAGAAGAGGGTTGGCTAGTAGGTGTTCATATAGCCGATGTGTCGGAATACGTCAGGCCGGCAAGTCAAATTGACATTGAAGCAAGGCAAAGGAGCTTTTCCGTCTATCTCGTCGATAGAGCCATCCCGATGCTGCCACCCAGACTTTCGTCGGACCTTTGTAGTTTGATAGAAGGAAAAGACAGGTTATGTCTTACCGTGGAAATGGTGTTGAATCGTCGGGGCGAGCTTTTGAGATACAAAGTCATTCCAAGCGTGATAAGAGTTCGCAAGCGCCTCACCTACGAGGAAGCTCAAGAGGTTTTAGATGGCAGGAACACCTTTGGGGAAGAGATCGACAGGGTGCTGCAGAGGCTATCCCGAGTCGCGAAGAAGCTCTATTCTAGGCGGAAAAAAGAGGGTATGGTAGAGTTTGACTTTCCGGAAGCGAAGGTGGTGCTAGACGAGGAGGGCAGGGCGGTAGACGTGAGGGTCGTAGAGAGGATATTTTCCTATCGGATTGTCGAACACTTTATGATCCTAGCAAACAGCGTGATAGCCGAATATGTATTTAACAGCGATATTCAGGCAATATACAGGGTTCACGAGAGGCCCGATAGAGAAAAGTTGGAACAGCTTAGACGGATCCTTGCGTCGGTGGGAATTGAGATTAAAAGGATCAACCGGTCTAACAGGACCATAAATCGCCTGTTGAAGCGTGTGGAAAGCCTTCCTTTCAAAAGGTTGGTTCACACCTTGGTGTTGAGATCCTTGTCGCGAGCTCGTTACGACCCGGTTTGTCTAGGTCATTTCGGCCTAGCTCTCAAATATTATCTGCATTTCACATCGCCTATACGGAGATACCCCGACCTGGTTGTACATAGGATCGTCCACGAATTGATCAAAGAAGAAAGATCCCTCGAAGAGCCCTACAGCTTTGAGGAGCTGAAGGACATTGCCTCCTATGCCAGCATGATGGAGGAGAAAACCGATGAATTGGAAAAGACCTCGGTCAAAATGAAGATAGTGGAATATATGGAAAATAAAGTTGGCGAATGCTTCAAGGGTGTAATATCCTGGATAACACATAGAGGTATTTTTGTCGAGCTGGATAACACAGTAGAGGGGTTTGTGTCAAAGGAAAGCCTGGATTCATGGGGCGATTTTTACTACGACGAGGATGATTTTATTCTGAAGGGGTCGAAGGGAATGGTGTTTCGTTTAGGTGATATGGTAGATGTGCAATTGGTAGAGGTCGACAGAAGCGCCAATAGGATCTGTTTTCGATTGATTTAA
- a CDS encoding AI-2E family transporter: MNGSFANRSPQGGYLPFLIVFALLALLGISITEPIVRPLMWSVILSFFSHPLNKLLYVKVFRGKRRNLAALITAGCVVLLICVPMGFIGISLAREALRFISSLSDNLESIQETFAAAWASLVNRLPDYVIQYFGIKGDPSFLRDLTHRAVNYVISSLGDFSRGLLGNAFKMVYQLFVISVSTFYLLRDGHVVIEYLDDILPLPKEERASLFTSATRMMKAVVIGTTVTAGIQACLGVAGWFFLGLPAPLLAGVLLFICAMIPFIGTPFVLIPAAVYLFLMGNVKESIILAGWALLVVSTIDNLIRPLFISEGSRVHFLLVFLGVVGGIHVWGFLGIFLGPIVLSLFIFFLDCYRRIWSTKREYE, from the coding sequence ATGAACGGATCGTTTGCCAACAGATCACCTCAGGGAGGCTATCTTCCCTTTTTGATCGTCTTTGCCCTCTTGGCCCTCCTGGGGATTTCCATAACGGAGCCAATAGTGCGCCCTCTAATGTGGTCTGTCATTTTGTCCTTTTTTTCTCACCCCTTAAACAAGCTTTTATATGTGAAGGTCTTTCGAGGTAAGCGCAGAAACCTGGCCGCACTGATCACCGCCGGGTGTGTAGTCTTGCTTATCTGTGTCCCTATGGGTTTTATAGGTATTTCTTTAGCTAGAGAGGCCTTAAGGTTCATCTCCAGCCTTTCCGACAATCTCGAATCGATACAGGAGACATTTGCCGCGGCGTGGGCATCGTTAGTTAACAGGCTTCCCGATTACGTCATCCAGTATTTCGGCATCAAAGGCGATCCTTCCTTTTTGCGCGATCTCACTCATCGAGCGGTAAATTACGTTATTTCGTCGCTTGGTGATTTTTCCAGAGGCCTCTTGGGCAATGCCTTTAAAATGGTCTATCAATTGTTCGTCATATCGGTTTCGACCTTTTACCTGCTTCGTGATGGCCACGTGGTCATAGAATACCTCGATGACATCCTGCCCCTGCCAAAGGAGGAGAGGGCATCCCTTTTCACGAGCGCGACGCGAATGATGAAAGCGGTAGTCATTGGGACTACGGTGACGGCGGGAATTCAGGCCTGCCTTGGCGTGGCTGGTTGGTTCTTCTTAGGCCTGCCCGCACCGCTGTTGGCCGGTGTTCTTCTTTTTATCTGTGCCATGATACCCTTTATAGGCACTCCCTTCGTCTTGATTCCGGCCGCCGTTTACCTTTTTCTGATGGGCAACGTAAAAGAAAGCATTATATTGGCGGGTTGGGCTCTTTTGGTCGTTAGTACCATCGATAACTTGATACGCCCCCTTTTCATATCGGAGGGAAGCAGGGTTCATTTTCTCTTAGTCTTTTTGGGAGTGGTGGGCGGAATTCACGTGTGGGGATTCCTTGGGATTTTCTTAGGTCCTATTGTTTTGTCATTGTTTATATTCTTTCTTGATTGTTACAGGAGAATTTGGAGTACGAAAAGGGAATATGAGTGA
- a CDS encoding molybdopterin-guanine dinucleotide biosynthesis protein B produces MAYKISLCGYKNSGKTGLCKKLIEIFKDELAMKVGYIKHCHDEVISGRDTDSGVIAGLGVEVALWGADGVRVEVQGNRIALEEIEKKFFPDRDLILLEGGKSLPIPKIWVGKEPPSGEVKGIFCLFDCTDDVLPALPHFRSGQERQLAEWIVERRGSRRESALLYIGGQKIGLNDFVMDFIVGTVRGMIGSLKGVEDKKGEVLLVIPEEKK; encoded by the coding sequence ATGGCCTACAAGATTTCCCTATGTGGTTACAAAAATAGCGGAAAGACCGGGCTTTGTAAAAAGCTTATCGAGATATTCAAAGATGAGCTCGCCATGAAAGTGGGCTATATAAAGCACTGTCATGATGAGGTAATTTCCGGTCGAGACACCGACAGCGGGGTAATTGCCGGCTTGGGTGTCGAAGTAGCCCTTTGGGGTGCAGACGGGGTTAGAGTCGAAGTCCAGGGCAACCGTATTGCCTTAGAGGAGATCGAGAAGAAGTTTTTCCCTGATAGAGATTTGATTTTATTGGAGGGAGGAAAATCACTGCCCATCCCTAAGATTTGGGTAGGCAAAGAGCCTCCCTCAGGTGAAGTAAAGGGAATTTTTTGCCTCTTCGATTGCACCGACGACGTCCTTCCTGCCCTGCCACATTTTCGGTCGGGGCAGGAGCGTCAGTTGGCGGAGTGGATTGTCGAAAGAAGGGGAAGCAGGAGGGAAAGTGCTTTACTGTATATAGGAGGGCAGAAAATAGGCCTGAACGATTTCGTCATGGATTTCATCGTCGGAACCGTTAGGGGTATGATAGGTTCATTGAAAGGTGTAGAGGATAAAAAGGGCGAGGTGCTATTAGTAATTCCGGAGGAGAAAAAATAA